From the Shewanella amazonensis SB2B genome, one window contains:
- a CDS encoding AMP-binding protein, translated as MLNNDNNQLDLNEYASLIDLFTKACKRFGDKPAFACLGKSHSFNEIDKLSTDFAAFLQHHTQLQPGDKVAIQLPNLTQFVIAAYGVLKAGMVLVNTNPLYTERELIHQFKDSGAKVLVVLSDLLPTLAKVVAETPIELVISTHALDLVSPQIQPKTGLKNIEFLKALNLGSQESWQPVAANHSTLAALQYTGGTTGLSKGAMLSHGNLIANALQCRDRLANVITPGEDIFVAPLPIYHIYAFLVNLVLFVEQGACSVLIPNPRDIPSLIKTLAKYPFTGFAGLNTLFVALCHQEEFRALDFSHLKLTISGGTALTEAAAGLWQQTTGCTISEGYGLSETSPVITLNQPGAERLGTIGRPVLATEVQILDEDETPVPMGQAGELAVRGPQVMSGYWQQAGETERVFSKDGFFKTGDIAIAEPDGCYRIVDRKKDMIIVSGFNVYPNEVENVLASHPAVLECAVIGVADERSGEAVKAVIVLKPSVEADDARAAITAHCQANLAGYKQPRHIEFVASLPKSTVGKILRRALRS; from the coding sequence ATGTTAAATAACGATAATAATCAGCTGGATTTAAACGAATACGCCTCATTGATTGATTTGTTCACCAAGGCCTGTAAGCGCTTTGGCGACAAGCCGGCTTTTGCATGTTTAGGCAAAAGCCACAGTTTCAATGAGATAGACAAACTGTCGACGGATTTTGCGGCATTTTTGCAACATCACACCCAATTGCAACCGGGGGACAAGGTCGCCATTCAACTGCCCAACCTCACTCAGTTTGTCATTGCTGCTTATGGCGTGCTCAAGGCCGGCATGGTGCTGGTAAACACCAATCCGCTGTACACAGAGCGTGAGCTTATTCATCAGTTTAAAGACTCAGGGGCGAAGGTGTTGGTGGTGCTTTCCGATCTGCTGCCGACTCTGGCCAAGGTGGTGGCTGAAACCCCGATAGAGCTGGTGATATCCACCCATGCGCTGGATTTGGTCAGCCCACAGATACAGCCCAAAACCGGACTGAAGAACATCGAGTTTCTCAAAGCCCTGAACCTTGGCAGTCAGGAAAGCTGGCAACCGGTTGCCGCCAACCACAGCACGCTGGCGGCATTGCAGTACACGGGCGGCACCACAGGGCTCTCCAAGGGTGCCATGCTCAGCCACGGCAACCTGATAGCCAACGCCCTTCAATGCCGCGATCGCCTGGCCAATGTCATTACCCCCGGGGAAGACATTTTTGTTGCCCCCCTGCCCATCTACCATATCTATGCGTTCCTGGTGAATCTGGTGCTTTTTGTCGAACAGGGCGCCTGCTCGGTACTCATCCCCAATCCCAGAGATATTCCGTCGCTGATAAAAACCCTGGCGAAGTATCCCTTCACCGGATTTGCCGGGCTCAACACCCTGTTTGTGGCCCTGTGCCATCAGGAAGAATTCCGCGCACTCGATTTCAGCCATCTGAAACTCACCATTTCCGGTGGCACGGCTCTGACCGAAGCCGCAGCGGGTCTGTGGCAGCAAACCACCGGCTGCACCATCAGCGAAGGCTATGGATTATCGGAAACCTCACCGGTGATCACCTTAAACCAGCCCGGTGCAGAACGGCTGGGCACCATAGGTCGGCCGGTGCTGGCCACTGAAGTGCAGATTCTGGACGAAGATGAAACCCCGGTTCCCATGGGGCAAGCGGGTGAACTGGCGGTGCGCGGACCACAGGTGATGTCCGGCTATTGGCAGCAAGCCGGTGAAACCGAGCGGGTATTCAGCAAAGATGGTTTCTTCAAGACAGGTGATATTGCCATTGCCGAGCCCGATGGCTGTTATCGCATCGTAGATCGTAAAAAAGACATGATTATTGTCTCAGGCTTTAATGTGTACCCCAATGAGGTGGAGAACGTGTTAGCGAGCCACCCCGCGGTGCTGGAGTGTGCTGTCATCGGCGTCGCCGATGAGCGCAGCGGCGAAGCGGTAAAAGCCGTTATCGTGCTCAAACCATCGGTAGAAGCAGATGACGCCAGAGCCGCCATCACAGCCCACTGCCAGGCCAATCTTGCCGGCTACAAGCAGCCCAGGCACATCGAGTTTGTGGCATCACTGCCAAAAAGCACAGTAGGCAAAATATTGCGCCGCGCCCTCAGAAGCTGA
- a CDS encoding LysR family transcriptional regulator has product MLKKVSRLDYFTLQVFIGLVELKSGSAVAERLRTTQSKVSRCLTCLREVLEDELFIRQQYGFEPNQVAVTIYPMVKTILEQYDKIVAATIDKGAEPYQLSVATYEQWSLMAMNCVHNTCHCIEGGVSINIQPWTDKIHQRLCQGKVDCSISTEPINHPMVNNFKLGDITHFFIVARRGHPILSSDAPLTQMFNYHIALVNTHLQEQEPHPIEVYAKARHIEIRVALKSPSLRMVVDHVSHSEDIALLSSAMSMAYFENRDDVDYLDISKIWLQTTELETQSYYLHCHKGIKPELTHCLRRVLTEKLHEMQAHCDQVAQENTRDLPTL; this is encoded by the coding sequence ATGCTGAAGAAAGTGAGCCGACTCGATTACTTTACCCTGCAGGTTTTTATCGGACTGGTTGAGCTTAAAAGCGGCAGTGCGGTGGCCGAGCGCTTGCGTACCACACAGTCCAAGGTGAGCCGCTGCCTGACCTGCCTGCGGGAAGTGCTGGAAGATGAACTCTTTATCCGTCAGCAGTATGGCTTCGAGCCCAATCAGGTAGCCGTCACCATCTATCCCATGGTCAAAACCATATTGGAGCAGTACGACAAGATAGTGGCCGCCACCATAGACAAGGGGGCCGAGCCCTATCAGCTCAGTGTCGCCACCTATGAACAGTGGTCGCTGATGGCAATGAACTGTGTGCATAACACCTGTCACTGCATCGAGGGTGGGGTGAGCATTAATATTCAACCCTGGACCGACAAGATCCACCAACGCCTGTGTCAGGGCAAGGTGGACTGCAGTATCTCCACCGAACCCATTAATCACCCCATGGTGAACAACTTTAAGCTGGGGGATATCACTCACTTCTTCATCGTCGCCCGTCGTGGCCACCCTATTTTAAGCAGTGATGCTCCCTTAACGCAGATGTTTAACTACCATATCGCCCTGGTAAACACCCACTTACAGGAGCAGGAGCCTCATCCCATAGAGGTCTACGCCAAAGCCAGGCATATCGAGATCCGCGTGGCCCTCAAGAGTCCGAGCCTGAGGATGGTGGTGGATCATGTCAGTCACAGCGAGGATATCGCCCTGCTCTCCTCAGCAATGTCGATGGCCTATTTCGAAAATCGCGACGATGTGGACTATCTGGATATCTCGAAAATCTGGCTGCAAACCACAGAACTCGAGACACAAAGCTACTATCTGCATTGCCACAAGGGGATAAAGCCGGAGCTCACCCACTGCCTGCGCAGGGTGCTGACGGAAAAATTGCACGAGATGCAGGCCCACTGCGATCAGGTGGCCCAGGAAAATACCCGGGACTTGCCGACCCTTTAG
- a CDS encoding S41 family peptidase, whose protein sequence is MKASSAGQPTATPPTFDAVLAVLVIIITVSAMRLSLFLWPQEPRADTLTAREMRQDLYILQREIAAHSAFLSLEPDIKQQRIDSYIRAMSNRYPDQIPSHLFAAEVLKILNLLDDPGVATEADAEFGQRLPVQLRPMEDSWLALNESLTPFDENYPFISHLDDIPMARWQEAAQAFLPASSKYSLTEQATWLERTSLLRGELGLVQKSEVTLTLTNPEGQQRRTSLTLLPPAPDPSVIATPFAIQPMADRGFWVTIGDLNELEQNRAMMQELKRAMAAKLLVLDLRRTQGQSPALLTVLGAYADEDSTMLGYARYRTSVDKRNDYLGSRAYHAVSEGPQLVEDEAHSRFGQWYARSQPKAEKVSGRLALIAGPGCRQECEWIVHSAKGWQRAIIIGEDTMGDLGKLHVFQLPNLKQRFYFSSSLAYALDGSLISGAGTSPDIWVPGQESFDAEGILALIGELAPVDTKTPAEPSPAEPSEQGQQENVQQENVQQENPLQEDADEKSQSQRIQGEPIHDGSGGNTALATPETHVKTTESPTPQISPTP, encoded by the coding sequence ATGAAGGCCTCTTCGGCCGGACAGCCAACCGCCACGCCACCCACCTTTGATGCTGTGTTGGCGGTGCTGGTCATTATCATTACCGTCAGCGCCATGCGACTGAGCCTGTTTCTCTGGCCACAAGAGCCCAGGGCCGATACCCTCACGGCTCGGGAGATGCGCCAGGATCTCTATATTCTGCAACGGGAAATCGCCGCCCACTCGGCATTTTTAAGCCTGGAGCCCGACATTAAGCAGCAGCGAATAGACAGCTATATCCGTGCCATGAGTAACCGTTATCCGGATCAGATCCCATCGCACCTGTTTGCCGCCGAAGTGCTGAAAATACTGAACCTGCTGGACGACCCTGGGGTTGCCACCGAGGCCGATGCCGAGTTTGGCCAGCGATTGCCGGTGCAGCTCAGACCCATGGAAGACAGCTGGCTGGCCTTGAACGAAAGCTTAACCCCATTTGATGAAAATTATCCTTTTATCAGCCACCTGGATGACATTCCCATGGCGCGATGGCAGGAAGCCGCCCAGGCTTTTCTACCTGCCAGCAGCAAGTACAGTCTCACAGAGCAGGCAACCTGGCTTGAGCGTACCAGCCTGCTGCGGGGTGAACTGGGATTGGTGCAAAAAAGCGAGGTAACCCTTACCCTGACCAATCCAGAGGGCCAGCAAAGGCGCACCAGTCTGACACTGTTGCCCCCCGCTCCCGATCCCTCTGTGATCGCAACGCCATTTGCCATCCAGCCCATGGCTGATCGTGGTTTTTGGGTGACCATTGGCGATTTGAACGAACTTGAGCAAAACCGGGCCATGATGCAGGAGTTGAAGCGCGCGATGGCGGCCAAACTTCTGGTATTGGATCTGCGCCGCACTCAGGGACAAAGTCCGGCTTTGCTGACTGTGCTGGGCGCCTATGCCGATGAAGACTCTACCATGCTTGGCTACGCCCGCTACCGAACCTCAGTGGACAAACGCAACGACTATTTGGGTAGCCGCGCATATCATGCCGTCAGCGAAGGACCACAATTGGTGGAAGACGAGGCCCACAGCCGCTTTGGCCAGTGGTACGCCAGAAGCCAGCCAAAGGCCGAAAAAGTGAGCGGCCGCCTGGCACTGATTGCCGGACCGGGATGTCGTCAGGAATGTGAGTGGATTGTGCACAGCGCCAAGGGCTGGCAGCGGGCCATTATCATAGGTGAAGACACCATGGGCGATCTGGGCAAGCTGCATGTATTTCAGTTGCCCAATCTCAAGCAGCGGTTTTATTTTTCCAGCTCACTGGCCTACGCCCTCGATGGCAGCCTGATTTCCGGTGCCGGCACCAGCCCGGATATCTGGGTGCCCGGCCAGGAGTCGTTCGATGCCGAAGGGATACTGGCACTGATTGGTGAGCTTGCCCCTGTCGATACCAAAACGCCTGCCGAGCCTTCCCCAGCAGAGCCCTCCGAGCAAGGGCAACAAGAGAACGTGCAACAAGAGAACGTGCAGCAAGAGAACCCGCTGCAAGAGGACGCCGACGAGAAAAGCCAGTCTCAACGCATCCAGGGTGAGCCCATCCATGACGGTTCCGGCGGGAATACCGCCCTTGCCACACCGGAAACTCACGTTAAGACCACAGAATCCCCAACGCCGCAGATTTCTCCAACGCCATAG
- a CDS encoding acetyl-CoA hydrolase/transferase family protein — MVPKYCATALEAVSLIDNDEFIWTHSMGATPRLLLEALAEHALNRTNLTLLQLHTEHAECLSGPELEGHLRHRCYFGGKPTRELLASARADYVPVFLSEVPKLFRRREQRIDTAIVQVSPPDKHGMCSLGISVEATRAACEVAGKIIAHINPRMPRTHGDSFLPLTRFDAVFEAPMELPEHALATTDAVSQAIGRNVAALVRDGDCLQMGIGGIPDAVLGCLGNHQHLGVHTELFSDGILSLVERGVVDNSRKRFATGKLVTGFALGSRRLYDFVDDNPQVAFLDIEQVNDTAIIRRNPQVMAINSALQVDVTGQVCADSIGTRIYSGVGGQMDFIRGAGLSEGGRSVIAMPSTAAGGKVSRISTVLSPGAGVVTTRAHVHYIVTEFGVAYMRGKSIRERARSLIDIAHPDFREALARETHEMWGLLL, encoded by the coding sequence ATGGTACCCAAGTACTGTGCCACCGCTCTGGAGGCGGTGTCGTTAATCGATAATGACGAATTCATCTGGACCCACTCCATGGGGGCGACGCCTAGACTCTTGCTGGAGGCCCTGGCTGAACATGCGCTAAACCGCACTAATCTCACGCTATTACAATTACATACTGAGCATGCCGAATGCCTCAGTGGCCCAGAGCTTGAGGGGCATTTGCGCCATCGCTGCTATTTTGGTGGCAAGCCGACCCGTGAACTGCTCGCCAGTGCCCGTGCCGACTATGTGCCGGTGTTTTTATCCGAAGTACCAAAGCTTTTTCGCCGCCGTGAGCAGCGTATCGACACTGCAATAGTGCAGGTGTCACCGCCGGATAAGCATGGCATGTGTTCTCTTGGTATTTCAGTGGAGGCGACCCGCGCCGCCTGTGAGGTGGCTGGTAAGATAATTGCCCATATCAACCCCCGTATGCCCCGTACCCACGGCGACAGTTTTCTTCCGCTGACCCGTTTTGATGCCGTGTTTGAAGCGCCCATGGAGCTACCGGAACATGCTCTGGCGACGACAGATGCGGTAAGCCAGGCCATTGGCCGTAATGTGGCGGCGCTGGTACGCGACGGTGACTGCTTACAGATGGGGATTGGTGGTATTCCCGATGCCGTGCTGGGTTGTCTTGGCAATCACCAGCACCTGGGGGTGCATACGGAGCTGTTTTCTGACGGCATCTTGAGTTTGGTGGAGCGCGGCGTGGTGGATAACAGCCGCAAACGCTTCGCCACCGGCAAGCTGGTAACGGGTTTTGCTTTGGGTAGCCGCAGGCTTTACGACTTTGTGGACGACAATCCCCAGGTGGCATTTTTGGATATTGAGCAGGTCAACGACACCGCCATCATCCGCCGTAACCCGCAGGTGATGGCCATTAACTCGGCACTGCAGGTGGATGTGACCGGTCAGGTGTGCGCCGACTCCATAGGGACCCGTATTTATTCCGGTGTGGGCGGCCAAATGGACTTTATCCGCGGCGCCGGACTCTCTGAAGGGGGCCGCTCTGTGATTGCCATGCCGAGTACGGCAGCCGGAGGCAAGGTGTCCCGCATCAGTACAGTGTTGTCTCCCGGTGCCGGGGTGGTGACCACCCGCGCCCATGTGCACTACATAGTGACCGAATTCGGTGTGGCCTACATGCGCGGTAAATCCATTCGTGAGCGGGCCCGTTCTTTGATTGATATTGCCCACCCGGATTTTCGTGAAGCCCTGGCCCGTGAAACCCATGAAATGTGGGGATTGTTGCTGTGA
- a CDS encoding TonB-dependent receptor plug domain-containing protein, with the protein MTIQDTKKFGLSSLSLAVSLALTGVMGASAAWAEEAQEEAQASDNIEKIAVVGSRAAPRSVGESPVPVDIIGNEEFTKNGTTDMNDLLGKVVPSYNVNAQPISDAATLVRPANMRGLAPDHTLILLNGKRRHRAAVISFLGGGVSNGAQGPDISVIPAVALKQVEVLRDGAAAQYGSDAIAGVINFQLKDNAEGGTIEARYGEFYEGDGSSPMIAANVGMPLTDNGFFNVSAEYKTADATSRSVQRDDAADLIAAGNTAVANPAQIWGAPETKEDFKFFFNAGLDLNANQTAYMFGNWARRDVEGGFYFRNPNNRGGVYSGDDGETLLVGDLTGDMSGNCPVITITNNVPDPVALAQVKNDPDCFVFNEMFPGGFTPRFGGVIEDTSLSAGVKGTTASNLNYDFGVSYGKSDADFYIKNTVNASLGPDSPTDFNPGRYVQMERGASLDFSYFEVDEWSFAAGLEFRRETFEIYNGDPASFELGPLYTQGFGIGSNGFPGFKPQDSGSWSRNNYAAYFDAEHDLTDSWLVTGALRYEYYDDFGSTTNWKLSSIYNVTDDFSLRAAASTGFRAPTVGQSNVRNVTTAFSGGQLEDQATLPPTNPISIQKGATPLEPETSVNLSFGAVLTVGEFFLTADYFHITLEDRITQSSNQELTQADKDALIAQGVLDANSYSSVLYFTNDFDTTTQGVDLVASYAPDWLDGANFALAYNWTETTVDRFNPDNISEARVKVLEEALPHHKGTLTWTQELGANLRSMVRMNYYGEFYEDHLDSEGDLPIYNGSTVTFDAEVGYDFNDNWSLAVGAQNLFDTYPDDNPWAGIAGAAYPVTSPYGFNGGYYYARLNYNF; encoded by the coding sequence ATGACCATACAAGACACTAAAAAGTTTGGCTTGAGCTCATTGAGCTTGGCAGTCTCGCTGGCTTTGACAGGGGTTATGGGGGCAAGTGCAGCCTGGGCCGAAGAGGCGCAGGAAGAAGCACAGGCGAGCGATAATATCGAGAAGATTGCCGTCGTGGGTTCTCGTGCTGCACCTCGCTCAGTGGGTGAATCCCCAGTGCCGGTAGACATCATAGGAAATGAAGAGTTCACCAAGAATGGTACCACCGACATGAACGACCTGCTTGGCAAGGTAGTTCCTTCTTATAACGTTAATGCCCAACCCATTTCAGATGCCGCAACTCTGGTGCGCCCCGCTAACATGCGCGGTCTGGCGCCTGACCATACATTGATTTTGTTAAACGGTAAGCGTCGTCATCGTGCTGCCGTTATTTCTTTCCTGGGCGGTGGTGTGTCAAACGGTGCCCAGGGCCCAGACATTTCGGTGATCCCCGCTGTTGCACTCAAGCAGGTTGAAGTACTGCGTGATGGCGCTGCGGCCCAGTACGGCTCTGATGCTATTGCCGGCGTGATTAACTTCCAGCTCAAAGACAATGCCGAAGGTGGCACCATCGAAGCCCGTTACGGTGAGTTTTACGAAGGGGATGGTTCCAGCCCCATGATCGCGGCCAACGTGGGTATGCCACTGACTGATAACGGTTTCTTTAACGTCAGCGCCGAATATAAAACCGCTGATGCCACCAGTCGCAGCGTGCAGCGTGATGATGCTGCCGACTTGATCGCCGCCGGTAACACTGCCGTGGCGAACCCCGCTCAGATTTGGGGTGCCCCTGAAACCAAAGAAGACTTTAAGTTTTTCTTTAACGCCGGTCTGGATCTCAATGCCAATCAAACTGCTTACATGTTTGGTAACTGGGCCCGCCGTGACGTAGAAGGTGGCTTTTACTTCCGTAACCCCAATAACCGCGGTGGCGTATACAGCGGTGATGATGGTGAGACGCTGCTGGTGGGTGATCTGACCGGTGATATGTCCGGTAACTGCCCCGTTATCACCATCACCAACAACGTGCCTGATCCAGTGGCACTGGCACAGGTGAAGAACGATCCAGATTGCTTTGTGTTCAATGAAATGTTCCCCGGTGGCTTTACGCCACGTTTTGGTGGTGTCATTGAAGACACCTCCCTGAGCGCCGGTGTGAAAGGCACCACAGCAAGTAACCTGAACTACGATTTTGGTGTCAGCTACGGTAAGAGTGACGCCGATTTCTACATCAAGAACACAGTCAACGCCTCTCTGGGCCCAGATTCGCCTACCGACTTCAATCCCGGTCGTTATGTGCAGATGGAGCGCGGTGCGTCTCTGGATTTCAGCTACTTTGAAGTGGATGAGTGGAGCTTCGCCGCCGGTTTGGAATTCCGCCGTGAGACCTTTGAAATCTACAATGGCGACCCAGCCTCCTTTGAGCTTGGCCCACTGTACACCCAGGGTTTTGGTATCGGTTCCAACGGTTTCCCCGGCTTTAAACCCCAGGACTCTGGTTCATGGAGCCGCAATAACTACGCCGCTTACTTCGATGCCGAGCACGATCTGACCGATAGCTGGTTGGTAACCGGTGCCCTGCGTTACGAGTACTATGATGATTTCGGTTCAACCACCAACTGGAAACTGAGCTCCATCTATAATGTGACCGACGACTTCTCGCTGCGTGCCGCGGCCAGCACCGGCTTCCGTGCTCCTACAGTGGGCCAGAGCAACGTGCGTAACGTAACAACGGCGTTCTCCGGTGGTCAGTTGGAAGATCAGGCAACCCTGCCTCCTACCAACCCTATCTCCATCCAGAAAGGGGCGACACCGCTGGAGCCGGAAACTTCGGTTAACCTGTCATTTGGTGCCGTGTTGACTGTGGGTGAGTTCTTCCTGACGGCGGATTACTTCCACATTACCCTGGAAGACCGTATCACCCAGAGTTCCAACCAGGAGCTGACCCAGGCGGATAAGGATGCGCTGATTGCTCAGGGTGTGCTGGATGCCAACAGCTACAGTTCAGTGCTCTACTTCACAAATGACTTCGATACCACGACTCAGGGTGTCGATTTGGTTGCCAGTTACGCACCTGATTGGCTGGATGGCGCCAACTTTGCGCTGGCCTATAACTGGACTGAAACCACCGTTGACAGATTCAATCCGGACAACATCAGCGAAGCCCGCGTGAAGGTGCTTGAAGAAGCGCTCCCACACCACAAGGGTACCCTGACCTGGACCCAGGAGCTGGGTGCCAACCTGCGCTCTATGGTTCGCATGAACTACTACGGTGAGTTCTATGAAGACCACCTGGATTCAGAAGGTGATTTGCCAATCTACAATGGCTCTACTGTGACCTTTGACGCTGAAGTAGGTTATGACTTCAACGACAACTGGAGCCTGGCAGTGGGTGCACAAAACCTGTTTGATACCTACCCAGATGACAACCCATGGGCCGGTATTGCGGGTGCGGCTTACCCTGTGACTTCACCCTATGGATTCAACGGCGGTTACTACTACGCACGTCTGAATTACAACTTCTGA